The genomic region TATGCATTACATGCATGTAAATACAAGCCCTTTATGTCATTCCTGTTTACAAATggactttttttccacagtgtgATAAAGCCTCAGCAGTGCGGAGGTCTACAGGTTGTTGACAAAGTCTTCTCCAAAGTTAATGATGCGCCTCAGTGCGCTCAGTATCACTGTATCAGTGTCATCGTCTGTGTCGATCTCTGAGTGGTAGTTCTTCACAGGAAAGATGTAGGACTCTGGAATACCCAGCGCCACCTTTATTTTCTCCATCTAAATTTTAACAAATTGACATTGTTAGAATGAAGCGAAGTGCTGATCAAGGGAGATTTTTGTGTTACATTATTGAAAAGTAAAGCAGAATCAAATTCCAACTTGAATAACAACTCTCTAGAAACTTACCTGTTTCTTCACGTACATGCTCTTATACACGttctttatgtcttttttgaCCTCTGGACAGGCTTCATCAATCTTGGTGAGAATAGCCACTTGGGGAATTCCTTCCGACACAGAGCAGAATCCAAgtaaatcaaaataatgtttGTCAGGTTATTGGATTAAATTTATGAAACCCAATAAGTAACCCTATAACTCTTACCCATGTCTCTGGCTGCCAGTCTGACTTCCCTCAACTTTTCCACATGTTCATCACTCAGGATGTTTGATGTGTCAGCAGAGATGACACAAACCAGAACATGAACACGGTCCTTCAGAGTGGGTTCTTTGTTGTAGTAATTATCATCCTCCGAAATTTTAGCAATAGGattaaactgaaaaacaatataaattaaattaaagaatgACTTTTTGCATGTTAATGGTTTCCACTGTatctaaatatataaaattcagttcaaataaacacaagacgtttgtgctctagagaaaggatcaacactcagtgaataacctcctaagccctatgataagctaatatgacaaggcttaactatacaaaccagtgagcagtgataactagcatgtctttggggtcatcaggtgggaacctcctttcaccagtgtttcgtctagttggtcccacgacacctccaggaggctagacaNTATATCCAACAAAGATGAATGAATTCAATAATTTTACAGTGTATCCATCTTTAATGTGTCCCATCATGGCCAGTTTGATGTCTTCCACAGAAACTCCTCTGTTGGCATCCCTATCAAGGCCCATGATGTCAGTGAAGACAAAAGGGTAAGGCGTCCCTGGTCCCCCTTTTtggattttgtaagttttgtACTGTAAAACAGAAAAGGGCAGTTATAAGGACAACAGTGGTAACTAATGAATGATGACTGTAAGGcactttctacatgctgatgtTTCACTGCACACTACAGGAgccctttttattttattagccTGTGCACCTCAAACAGTCTTGTTTGCTACTTACTACAATCATCATTGAAAGTGCACATAAAAGCATGACATTAAAATACAAGGTTAAAGAGCTGTTTAAGTTTAACAGTGCTTGAAATATAGAACCATGGTTAAAAGTGGTTCATACTTTTTGGGTGAAGCTGTCGTGAGAGATTGCATCTGGCGCAGCTTGACCAGTGACTCTGCCTTGTAAAGTGCTGTCGACAGAGTTGAAGAAGCCGGACTTGCCAGAACCAGAGGGTCCATGAAGCAGAATTCTGATCTGTTGGACCTCATTGTTACGAGGATGATAATCCTTCACAACCTGCAGGTCTGTGTTTTTATGGCTGTTCAATAAAGAAAAGGTTAGATTAGATTTTAGATTCAATTATTTAAAGTCAATTTTGTATGGTGCACATATTTTGTGGTTGCTGCATTGTTGTAATAGACACCAGTTACATTAAACTACCATGTTAGTGAAGTTGccaataaacacaaaatgacatcaaacaacaccaacaaaagATAGTCCCAACAAATGAGAGTGTGCAGTAAAAGTAGTTTGTTAAAGAAAAGACATTGAACACAGCACTCACTTCCATGGTATGTTCCTCCATGGTTCAGGAAAAGCTGACAAGTAAAGAGCAAGTGTTATGCTGATGATTCAGACAAAATTGTAAGTAACATAAATGAAGAATCTGTTATTTGTATCTATACATGTTTAAAGCAATACTCTGTAATATTTTGAGTAGCTTACTCTCAGGAGATGAGCGGCGTTTTTTGTTGAATGCATTTCCCATGGCTACAACAAGATAATAAGGCATCATGTTAACAAGAAATATAATCACACATAATTACCTAAAGCTAAACCAAGTGTCAGCAGATGGTTTTGAGACTTCTAAACCCCCTCGActgtattttgacatttttattatggGCCTACTTCATATTTTTTGGAGTCATTTCCTGAAAATGATGATTACGCACACTGTTTGAcacttttaaagttttaattatatgaaataaattaaacccATTGCATAACATTGTGAGGGGATGTGGGAGGGAATGGGAAAGGGGTGTGTCTGCTGTACCTGTACccctccttaaaaaaaaaaagacgtttATTGTTCTCTATATTACTATTGTGTATTAATTAGGCCTACACATACATAAGAATGTGTTTGTAGTGCCCCAGATTGCCAATAGAGGTGTCCCACTTTGACAGTAGCACCGGGTAAAGTGTAGTTTTGGGCCATGTGTTTGAGGAAGAGTCATCCATCCTGTCTTTAATCTTCCTGTTTCTTCTGTATAGTAGAGTGAAGCACTAAAGCTATTTAGAAAAGTTGGATCACAACTAAAAATGACGCAGAAAGTAAACTGTGTGCGGAGAACAGGTGCAATCAACGCAGAGATTCCACCggcagaaataaacaacacacCGACTCTTCTTCTTCACCGTCTCCCGGCCACAGGGCACCACAGGATGGTTGGACATTTCAACCTGCTGTGGTGCGCTTTGGTCGGAACTCTGCGGTGCAGCTCATTGAAGCAACAGCAGCCAAATCAACCAACAGGAAAAACGAGACgtcagagtgagagagtggGTGTGTTGTGccaattcttgtctcatttgtggtctgataataatatgtcaaaatatttatttgcaagTTCAGACTTAAGCCTGCTGCATGAATAAACACTTTGTTCTTGATGTATATCTTTAATTCTAAATGAAACAGCAGAACATATACAATACATTAAGAGTGCgcagaaagtgaaagtgaaagtaaaaagatATGAGAATGTTCACAGGCATTTTTCACTGTTAAATAATCTAAATtaagacagagacaaaaataaactgaCCCTCCACATGAATTTACTGATACAGTACTTACATTCAGTCATATAAGAGCACTGGGTAAACAGCTATCAGACCAATATAGTTCAAAATGGCTGCACTGGTATTTTCTTGTTCTTTGTTGAACTTTTCCATCTCTAAAACAGTTTGTattggtgttttgtttgtttctttacatatgattatcttaaaaaaagaaagaaaagaaaatcttacCTCAGTGGTCGTGCTGTGGTCGTGATGGTTTGGCTCAAGTATCGCTTCTGAAACGGATCAAACTCCTTGTTATCACTTTGACAAATTATATTACTGTGGAGCCACACAGTCACTTGTAGAATTATTAAAGCAGTGAACGATCATGCACTGACGTTCCTGTGTGTATAGCAAAGACATGGTTAGTATACCTAGGAGTGTCCAGTAGCTGTCGATGCCTGTTGGGTGTTATATTGATGTAAGCAGTGTGAGGAAATGCAGCTTTTAATGTGCTGCCAACATCCTTTTGGTTTCCTTTAGTGGTTTGTAAGAATTTCCTCTTCTGGCCTGTGCACGTATAGTTCCCTCTGACAAAGAAACAAGTCGTTTGCTGCAGCTTAAAAGTCAAAGTACTGCATGTTTATAAccaaaaagcaaataaacaaccTAATTTCAAGTTAAACTACTGTCAGATTTTGAACAGCTGATTGAACTTCCCTCCACAATGCCCAGCCCCCACACAAAGGTTCAAGCAGGTCTTGGACACCCAGGGGTCCAATACAGAGCTGTGGATGTTCTGAGGTGTCTGTCTGTTGTGCAGTTGTCTGTTTTAGTGTCTCCAAGGGCAAatttagtgtctgacaacacGTGACCAGGTTGTGGTGTTTCTCTTATTGCTCAATTGCAGCCATCACTACAGTCTTAGGTATAAAGCACTCTGTCTCTAGACAGTGGCATGCCTTCAGTGATGCACACTCATACTCTtgaatttatttctttattcttcttttttaatttgtttggaGGTTCCAGTGTCCTCAAACTTTTTTCTTCATTCAGACTTCAAAGTGTTCACTAACTAAGAAGATCTGTGCTGTTGTTCAACTTTTTTGCCCATTGATATGAATGGACACGATGTTCATATTCTGAGCATTCCATCCACCTTTGTACCTCGAGAACTCCTCTCAAACCTCTTTATACTCGGTAAAACTTTCACTTAGAAACTTTATTCAAACTTTAAACAAATCATGACTCTTTGTACTTGATCGTATTAGTTTTGCTTGGGGCTGATGTGGACCCTTAAGCTGTACTATGAATGGAACCATGTCAGCATACATGTTTTTGTAAGCGTGTGATGTCACTCACTCTAGATGTAAACATTCTGTGCaatacacaatgtaaaaatCTAAGAGAGTCTAAAACAGCATTAAACTTCAACTGTGATTACAGAAAAACGAGCCCGGTCTTACTACGAAGTTGTCGAAATTCAGCATTTACGCAGTGATGTGTGGCGTGAGACACCAATGataaaaggcgtcctttaatgtcggcatgatacgcagccagttgcCATTAGAGTTTAATGGCGCCTGGCGGGATAAGAACCGCGATGGGACATGGACGAATGTTAAGGCGGCGACAGTCCAAGTAGGGGGGGCAGGAGAGGTCATtgatgggttcaacaaacatggactttcacctgagagagcggtgttcacgtcctgtaagattctgaagtcaaaccctgtttttttcacccctaaacctaaccacatgcttttgttgcctataaacccaaccatgttgaaggaaaacaaacatcaatttgcagggTTGTtccaatgtagtgtgtttatttagaaagagactgtatgtaaacgataaatttcctgtgaaaacggaggtGTATTTCGAAAGAggagaacttgacatggtgttcCAGATCGTCAACAACCAGCAacaaacccggtctcactccgaagtcggcAAAATCCGGCACTTACGCAGTGAcatgtggcgtcagaaaccaatgaaaaaaggcgtcctttaacatcggcatgatacgcagccagttgcCATAATAGTTTAATGACGCCCCACAGCCTCAAGGGGACAGTGGCCATACAAAGATGAACATTAAGATGGTGAAAGTCTGAGCAGGGCGGTGGATGGtcgatgggtccaacaaacacaaactttcatctgagagagcagtgttcgtgtAAGATACCAAAACCTGTTCTTTAGTCCgaaaccattttttttctttcttttttttttttttaaagagactgtatgtaaacagtaaatttcctgtgaaaacggaagtgtattttgaatgaAGACAATGCGTGTAACAGGCacaacttgacacggtgtccaagaacatcaacaaccaaagaactcagggtaccttgcacgttgtacatggacgtggaaagtccatgaccaaacatcaatatctgacgaggtcagagtgagaatgtgttgctttagTTAACGATAGCtcccttttaaaatgaaaccGTTTTTGCAGTTGCTGGAAATGATTTAAGCTGCAAGTGTACTTTTATAAATTctgctttgatttgatttttacaCCTAATTGATATTactgttttattactgtaagTATCTgtataatcaaaataaaagaactcATCTGTAGTTTAAGTGAAAGTGTTCTGTGCTCACTTCAGTTAGTTAAAGAGTTTCTTGAATAATCCTGTAGCCTCTCCTCGGTGATGTAAAATTCCAGATTGTGTGCAGCTAAGTCAGGTCCATAGATGAGGCTCTGATGGGTTGGTGTAGACTCATAAACCTTACTAACTGTTAGTTAGTTCTATTAAAACAGCTTAGTCGTTAAGGGGGTTGTTTGCCAGTGGGCtgcaatgagtaccgggccatcaaatcacagcatccgcggtgagaggacacagaattgtttgcgcttttacgtacgggtcggtggtgaagtggcgcacaTCACTCGTGCTACTgacagacggatggacagacagacaagccACGTATCTCGGTGCCGcttaaaaacaggtaatacatctggctacatctttcccacatgaaatatccgtgatcgcctagacccgcgtgcgtaaaagcgcacacaattccatgtcctctcaccgcggatgctgtgatttaatggcacggtactcattgtagcccactcttataagacccaataataataataataataatgataagttactgtggacctatatgccatgctatttaataaaattaccagaggagttcgctgaaaaacaggtaatgtcagcctgaattactcgcgtgcgtccccggtgaaaatcaCTGCATAGGAAATAcggcttctacaggctcgccatagcttactgtcaggactcagggaccagaattcgggatggTGGACCGTCGGAATGGCGATATTTCGGTGTGGCGGCCTGTAAAGATTGGTTAAATGGCCTGTTCTGTTGGTgttcggataactggggctttactggtataatgcaatagcaccacccagcggtgaaacccgtgtacatgaaaaaaatgaccccCTCTAAaggccaatttccaccagatgcatgttggttgcgtctccgctccggcacggcagcggagccgataggattcaattctagtcaatgtgtgtgtttccaccggctgcggctgtgctgcgttccggctccgtctcagctccgaCACTCCAGAGCCCTctgcaacagatacgcaggacttctatttttgccggacgccggagcacaacgcagcaattcagcacagagcagatcgtgcgggacaggaagtcgtgcacagaaacacaattaaacatccggttaattttcaaaataaaatacacagtgttcacggcggatcatatttccctgcactacaccttaaaaactacataatgggcagaggctggcctgaagtcaacaggtcagaggttttcagacgtcatttcaccccgtgaacaccatggacgaggagatattaatcatggcggtgcaccgagatgtcttccNNNNNNNNNNNNNNNNNNNNNNNNNNNNNNNNNNNNNNNNNNNNNNNNNNNNNNNNNNNNNNNNNNNNNNNNNNNNNNNNNNNNNNNNNNNNNNNNNNNNNNNNNNNNNNNNNNNNNNNNNNNNNNNNNNNNNNNNNNNNNNNNNNNNNNNNNNNNNNNNNNNNGTTTTATCATGTGGTTTGCCTACTTCAAATGTCCTAGTATGTGATGCTGCTTTTTCTGACCATATGCCTGTGTTATTCGAGTTTGCCTCGCCCTGCCTTGTAAATAAACCATGCGCTACTGCGTGCAGGTGCCGTATGGTAAACCCTGGCACCGCCGCACAGTTCTCCTCTGCTTTTTACGCTACTATGTCCGACTCCGTGTCACCCCCGACACGAACACTGAAGTGTTAATGTCCTCGTTTCTGACCACTTGCAATAATATCATTGACTGTGTTGCTCCTCTTAAAATGATGCGTCCCAAACCTAAATCTGAGCCATGGTTAAATGACGTCACTCGCGCTGCAAGGCGCGAGTGCAGGCGAGCAGAACGCAAGTGGAAGAAAGACAAACTTCATGTTTCTCATGATCTCATGAGGGACAGCTggaaaagatataaaaaaattgttaaagagcgaaaaacaaagcatttttctGATATCATTTCCAGTCATTTTAACAAACCATGTgttctttttaaaacagttgATTCTATTTTAAATGTTCCCCAGTCCACCTGCCTTGAGGCTTCTTCTGAGGTCTGTGAAAAatttcttgtttattttgttgaaaaGGTAGAAAATATCAGAGCCCACATATCACCCCCTTTGTGTGACCCCTCCATTGCTCACACTTGCCCAGTTTGAGCCAGTGTCTCTCTTTACCCTCAACAAAATTGTCACCCAGCTTGAACCTGCCGGCTCTCCCACTGATGTTATCCCACCTCGCCTTTTTAAAGAGGTTTGGGAGACCATTGGTCAAAATGTCCAGCAAATTATAAACAGTAGCCTTGCCTCAGGCACTGTTCCGGTGTATTTTAAACAGGCTGTAGTGGAACCTCTGATTAAAAAGCCAAATCTGGATCCGAACATCTTGTCAAATTTCAGACCAATATCGAAGCTTCCTTTTATTTCTAAAATCCTTGAGAAAGCTGTACTTTTACAACTACAGTCTTATCTTGATGTTCATAGCATCCTTGACATCTTTCAATCTGGGTTTAAGGCTTTTCATAGCACTGAGTCTGCACTTTTAAGggtttttaatgatattttacTGACCACTGATTCTGGTGACTCTGCTCTTTTAATGCTTTTGGATTTAACAGCAGCTTTTGATACGGTAGATCACACAACTCTCATTGCTCGCCTGGAACAATATGTGGGTTTAAAGGGTACAGCACTCGATTGGTTCAGGTCCTACTTGTAAGAGAgttctaaaataaaaattggTGATTGTGTCTCCTCATGTAGGCCTACCCCCCTACCGTGGGGAGTTCCCCAAGGGTCCATCCTTGGACCAGCTCTTTTCTCTCTATACCTTCTTCCTCTTGggcaaatttttaaaaaacacaacatatcaTATCACTTATATGCAGACGATACCCAAGTATATCTCCCTGTAAAAAGAGGCGATGGCAGTTCTGCCACACGTCTGCTAGACTGTCTCAGGGACATCAAAGCTTGGATGGCCCAgagctttttaaattttaatgaaacaaatactgaaataattatttttgacCCCAAGGGAACCTATGAtgcccctctcaaggacttggaCTGTTCTATCTTTTAGTGATTTCGAGCGAgtgattcatgcttttatttccacGCGTTTGGACTACTGCAATGCACTTTATCTTGGCGTAAACCAGGCTTCCCTGGCACACTTGCAGCTGgtccaaaatgctgctgctcgccTTTTAACAGGCAGCAGAAAACATGAACACAGCACCCCCATCCTCGCTTCtcttcactggcttccagtcCATTTTAGAATAAATTCTAaaaatttattgtttgttttaaaagcaCTAAACGGATCAGCTCCACAATATATTTCAGACCTCTTAATTGCTTACACTCCCTCACGATCTTTgaggtcagctgatcagctcCTCCTCGTTGTCCCTAAGAGTAGATTAAAAACATGAGGTGATCGAGCTTTTTCTGTGGCGGTCCCTAAACTATGGAACGAGCTACCACTAGAAATAGAGTTGTCCCCCACCCTTCTTACTTTTAAATCACGTCTTAAAACTTACTTTTACTCTTTGGCTTTTAATTCAGCGTGAGAGTTGTGTGATGACTGATCTCTATTCTGCTTGTctttctgtttgtatttttaacctgttttatgacttttttcttatttttctttttaaatctatCTATTTCTTctcttaattatttttaaattatttttatcattattatctgtatttttattttaatcctCATTACGCTTTTCTGTATTGtaaatcactgtgcagcactctgataaacttttatgtttttaaaatgtgctatataaatagagtggattggattggataGATAAAGCAAAAACTGAAATGCATAGTGAGTATGATACAGCTTATTAATACTTCATCAGCAAGGTAAGACTAACCAATAGCGGAGACTCTATGTATAAcatgcatgcaaataaaaaccaaaaagcCCGTTTTATGTTGCAGACTAACTTTTTTTCACACTGGGATAAATGTGTAAGAGTTGTCTCAGCAGCAGTGCGGAGGTCTACAGGTCATTGACAAAGTCTTCTCCTTAGTTAATGATGCGTCTCAGTGCGCTCAGTATCAGTGTATCAGTGTCATCGTCTGTGTCGATCTCTGAGTCATAGTTCTTCACAGGAAAGATGCAGTACAGTGGAATACCCAGCGCCACCTTTAATTCCTCCATCTAAATTTTAACAATTCAACATTTAAGGAATGACAGCAAAGAGCTGATCAAAGGAGATTTttgtgtaatgtaatgtaaaacagACTTATATTCCAACTTGAATAACAACTCTTTACAAACTCAGTCATCTTTATTAGCCTACCTGTTTCTTCAGGTACTTGCTCTTATACACGttctttatgtcttttttgaCCTCTGGACAGGCTTCATCAATCTTGGTGAGAATAGCCACTTCAGGAATTCCTGCCGATACAGAGCAGAATCCAGTTTAATCAAGATAATGTTTGTCAGGTTATTGGATGAAACTTATGAAACCCAATAAGTAACCCTATAACTCTTACCCATGTCTCTGGCTGTCAGTCTGACATCCCTCATCTTTTTCACATGTTCATCACTCAGGATGTTTGATGTGTCAGCAGAGACGACACAAACCAGAACATGAACTTGGTCCTTCAGAGCGGAGTCTTTGTTGTAGTAATTATCATCCTCCGTTATTTTAGAGAGAGGATtgaactagaaaacaatgtgaaattaaattaaattaaaatttacCTTTGCATGTAAATAGTTTCTACTTTatgatttttgtaaaaaatTGTTAGTGCTAAACAGATCTCAAAGCTGGATTGATTTACTGAAATATATCCAACAGAGTTGAATGAATTCAGtatattttacagtgtatcCATCTTTAATGTGTCCCATCACGGCCAGTTTGATGTCTTCCACAGAAACTCCTTTATTGGTTCCTCTCTCAAGGCCCATGATGTCAGTGAAGACAAAAGGGTAAAATGTCTCTGGTCCTCCTTTTTGGATTTTGTAACTTTTGTactgaaacacagaaaagtGCAGTTATAAGGACAACAGTGCCACCTATTGAGTGATGGCCATATAGCAGTTTGTGTCTTGCTCATCAGTTTCATCACAACTAGTTGCAACACTGCTGCTCGCCTGATCTGTACACTGCAATCCATAAAAAGTAATACAGGCTTCCCTACATGCTAGAAAACGTTCTGC from Epinephelus moara isolate mb chromosome 18, YSFRI_EMoa_1.0, whole genome shotgun sequence harbors:
- the LOC126406073 gene encoding interferon-induced protein 44-like; translated protein: MGNAFNKKRRSSPETFPEPWRNIPWNHKNTDLQVVKDYHPRNNEVQQIRILLHGPSGSGKSGFFNSVDSTLQGRVTGQAAPDAISHDSFTQKYKTYKIQKGGPGTPYPFVFTDIMGLDRDANRGVSVEDIKLAMMGHIKDGYTFNPIAKISEDDNYYNKEPTLKDRVHVLVCVISADTSNILSDEHVEKLREVRLAARDMGIPQVAILTKIDEACPEVKKDIKNVYKSMYVKKQMEKIKVALGIPESYIFPVKNYHSEIDTDDDTDTVILSALRRIINFGEDFVNNL